A window from Oncorhynchus keta strain PuntledgeMale-10-30-2019 unplaced genomic scaffold, Oket_V2 Un_scaffold_1526_pilon_pilon, whole genome shotgun sequence encodes these proteins:
- the LOC127927563 gene encoding uncharacterized protein LOC127927563, with the protein MEPVCSRGIRRSVVVSQPGLLQYINPVCSRGIRRSVVVSQPGLLQYINPVCSRGIRRSVVVSQPGLLQYINPVCSRGIRRSVVVSQPGLLQYINPVCSRGIRRSVVVSQPGLLQYINPVCSRGIRRSVVVSQPGLLQYINPVCSRGIRRSVVVSQPGLLQYINPVCSRGIRRSVVVSQPGLLQYINPVCSRGIRRSVVVSQPGLLQYINPVCSRGIRRSVVVSQPGLLQYINPVCSRGIRRSVVVSQPGLLQYINPVCSRGIRRSVVVSQPGLLQYINPVCSRGIRRSVVVSQPGLLQYINPVCSRGIRRSVVVSQPGLLQYINPVCSRGIRRSVAVSQPGLL; encoded by the exons CCAGTCTGCTCTAGGGGAATCAGGAGGAGTGTTgtagtcagtcagccaggtctGCTGCAGTACATTAATCCAGTCTGCTCTAGGGGAATCAGGAGGAGTGTTgtagtcagtcagccag gtctGCTGCAGTACATTAATCCAGTCTGCTCTAGGGGAATCAGGAGGAGTGTTgtagtcagtcagccaggtctGCTGCAGTACATTAATCCAGTCTGCTCTAGGGGAATCAGGAGGAGTGTTgtagtcagtcagccaggtctGCTGCAGTACATTAATCCAGTCTGCTCTAGGGGAATCAGGAGGAGTGTTgtagtcagtcagccaggtctGCTGCAGTACATTAATCCAGTCTGCTCTAGGGGAATCAGGAGGAGTGTTgtagtcagtcagccaggtctGCTGCAGTACATTAATCCAGTCTGCTCTAGGGGAATCAGGAGGAGTGTTgtagtcagtcagccag gtctGCTGCAGTACATTAATCCAGTCTGCTCTAGGGGAATCAGGAGGAGTGTTgtagtcagtcagccag gtctGCTGCAGTACATTAATCCAGTCTGCTCTAGGGGAATCAGGAGGAGTGTTgtagtcagtcagccag GTCTGCTGCAGTACATTAATCCAGTCTGCTCTAGGGGAATCAGGAGGAGTGTTgtagtcagtcagccaggtctGCTGCAGTACATTAATCCAGTCTGCTCTAGGGGAATCAGGAGGAGTGTTgtagtcagtcagccaggtctGCTGCAGTACATTAATCCAGTCTGCTCTAGGGGAATCAGGAGGAGTGTTgtagtcagtcagccaggtctGCTGCAGTACATTAATCCAGTCTGCTCTAGGGGAATCAGGAGGAGTGTTgtagtcagtcagccaggtctGCTGCAGTACATTAATCCAGTCTGCTCTAGGGGAATCAGGAGGAGTGTTgtagtcagtcagccaggtctGCTGCAGTACATTAATCCAGTCTGCTCTAGGGGAATCAGGAGGAGTGttgcagtcagtcagccaggtctGCTCTAG